GAAACCGAGGGCGACTGCCTGGCCCGCTACCGGGTGCGGCTCACCGAAATGCGCGAATCCTTAAGGATCATTCAACAGGCTCTCGACGGTCTGCCGGGCGGCCCCTGGGAAAGTCTGGAGGTCAAGCGCCTGGCCGAGGGGCCAAAGTCGAAGTGGGACGGCTTCGATTACCAGTTCATTGCCAAAAAAATTGCCCCCACCTTCAAAATTCCCGCCGGGGAGCACTACGTGCGGGTAGAGTCGGGCCGGGGCGAGTTGGGCATTTTTTTGATCGGCAACGACAGTCCCATGCCCTGGCGCTGGAAGATTCGCCCCGCCGATTTCAACAACCTGCAGCTGCTGCCCTATCTGCTCCGGGGCCAAAAGGTGGCCGACATTTTTGTCATCCTGGGCAGCATTGATGTGGTGATGGGCTCGGTGGATCGCTAAAAGCCAAGCGGTAGCCGACGCCTGTGACCGTGGCAATGGCGCTGCTGTGGAATCCTAGTTTTTTACGCAGCGATCGCCTACCTCAACGGCAAAATCAGCCAGCACATTCAGCAAAACCCTGCCTTTACCAATGTGTAGGTGCGCCTTACCCCGATCTGGTCAAAGACTACGGCCATGACTGCTGACCAGATCATGCCCGCAATAGGCCAAATTTAGCACCGCCCATGCTAACGCTGTAACCGCAATCCCTTTGATATAGGAGAAACCGATCATGGTGGCTCGGACAATCTCAACCCTGTTTGCTATGGATGAGCGCACCTGGCGTGGCCACGCCAACCCCTGGTGCTTTTGGACTCGACTTTCAACCATTCCCTTGCTGTTCTTGGCTATTTGGAGTCGAGTTTGGCTGGGCTGGGATGCTCTCTGGCTGGCCGCCGTCGCCCTGGGTTGGATATGGGTCAATGCCCGACTGTTTCCGCCGCCCAAGTCAACCCGCAACTGGATGTCTAAGGGCGTGTTTGGCGAACGGGTGTGGATTAACCGCTCTCAAGTCCCGATTCCGCCCCATCACCACGTTTTGCCCCAGATTTTAACGGCGGTTGCGGCCCTCGGTATGGGGCTGGGCTTTTGGGGGCTGTGGCAGCTCGATCTGCCCCTGACCCTAGTGGGCACGCTGCTGATTTTTGTTGGCAAACTTTGGTTTTTTGACCGCATGGTGTGGCTTTACGAAGACATGAAAGATGCCACCCCCGAGTACCAAAGCTGGCTCTATTGAACCTCTACCGCAGTCAGCGGCCCATGCGCCTGAACTACCCAATCCACATCCACACGAGCATTTTGGCGATCGCCGCCGCAGGGGACTGGCCGGGCGCTAAGCCATCACCGAATCAGGAGTTGATGGCTCAGGTGCAGCTCGATTTGGTCAGCCTGGAGCGGGCGATGGGGCGATCGCTGTCTAGTTCTGAACAAGATAGCCTGCAACGCATTCAAGAGCGATCGCATCAGAACGCTTTTCTGATCGCCGGGATAACGAGCGCCATCGCCTCGTCCAACGCCATGAACGTTACAAAGCGTAATTTCAATGCGGTTGACGACTGATATTTGACCGATTAGCATACAGACTAGTT
The genomic region above belongs to Candidatus Obscuribacterales bacterium and contains:
- a CDS encoding DUF6653 family protein — encoded protein: MVARTISTLFAMDERTWRGHANPWCFWTRLSTIPLLFLAIWSRVWLGWDALWLAAVALGWIWVNARLFPPPKSTRNWMSKGVFGERVWINRSQVPIPPHHHVLPQILTAVAALGMGLGFWGLWQLDLPLTLVGTLLIFVGKLWFFDRMVWLYEDMKDATPEYQSWLY